In Tripterygium wilfordii isolate XIE 37 chromosome 23, ASM1340144v1, whole genome shotgun sequence, one genomic interval encodes:
- the LOC119992586 gene encoding style cell-cycle inhibitor 1-A isoform X1, which yields MGSAKKSKDKKKRRDSISPFASEGERKSRKRHRSEEEEGGRKSKKREKKEKRKESESHRHRSDKEKKSKDRHKRKRHEGDHQKKLEFQEISKDDYFSKNNEFATWLKEEKKMFFSDLSSEIAHGLFSEFVEDWNDQRLDSKFYEGISSGPRTAHNWKIKQFAVFRRRNITISQHLKKFSPW from the exons ATGGGAAGCGCAAAGAAAtcgaaggacaagaagaagaggagagattCAATTTCCCCGTTTGCATCTGAAG GTGAAAGGAAAAGCCGAAAGAGGCATAgaagtgaggaagaagaaggaggaagaaagagcaaaaagagagaaaagaaagagaagagaaaggagaGTGAATCTCATAGGCACCGCTCTGATAAAG AAAAGAAGTCAAAGGATAGGCACAAACGTAAACGTCACGAGGGTGACCACCAGAAG AAGCTTGAGTTCCAAGAGATATCAAAGGATGACTACTTCTCTAAGAACAACGAGTTTGCAACCTGgctgaaagaagagaaaaagatgtTCTTTTCTGATCTTTCGTCGGAGATTGCTCATGGTTTGTTTTCAGAATTTGTCGAGGATTGGAATGATCAGAGGCTGGACTCCAAATTTTATGAAGGCATTTCAAGTGGGCCGCGGACAGCACATAACTGGAAAATCAAACA ATTTGCAGTCTTTCGTAGGAGGAACATAACCATTTCTCAGCATCTTAAGAAATTCTCTCCGTGGTAG
- the LOC119992586 gene encoding style cell-cycle inhibitor 1-A isoform X2, with the protein MGSAKKSKDKKKRRDSISPFASEGERKSRKRHRSEEEEGGRKSKKREKKEKRKESESHRHRSDKEKKSKDRHKRKRHEGDHQKKLEFQEISKDDYFSKNNEFATWLKEEKKMFFSDLSSEIAHGLFSEFVEDWNDQRLDSKFYEGISSGPRTAHNWKIKQ; encoded by the exons ATGGGAAGCGCAAAGAAAtcgaaggacaagaagaagaggagagattCAATTTCCCCGTTTGCATCTGAAG GTGAAAGGAAAAGCCGAAAGAGGCATAgaagtgaggaagaagaaggaggaagaaagagcaaaaagagagaaaagaaagagaagagaaaggagaGTGAATCTCATAGGCACCGCTCTGATAAAG AAAAGAAGTCAAAGGATAGGCACAAACGTAAACGTCACGAGGGTGACCACCAGAAG AAGCTTGAGTTCCAAGAGATATCAAAGGATGACTACTTCTCTAAGAACAACGAGTTTGCAACCTGgctgaaagaagagaaaaagatgtTCTTTTCTGATCTTTCGTCGGAGATTGCTCATGGTTTGTTTTCAGAATTTGTCGAGGATTGGAATGATCAGAGGCTGGACTCCAAATTTTATGAAGGCATTTCAAGTGGGCCGCGGACAGCACATAACTGGAAAATCAAACAGTAG
- the LOC119992845 gene encoding pentatricopeptide repeat-containing protein At4g31070, mitochondrial has translation MKLLSWTRVVSLLMHHPVIGRFSSTSHLAQPISIILSQVKDMVLRGLDDQILKFYKQDLHPSGLYDSNTFVLPSVIKACSSQQSHEFGVQLHGVVLKTGSDADPFVSNSLITMYAKSSETDSARKVFDAMPQRDTVSWNSIINCYTQNGCLLRAVEMMKEMYLCGFLPKPELLASILSLCSHTGDLRLGKVIHALVIVNESIENSVLLSTSLVDLYLKCHESFMALHVFNGIEFKNEVSWTAMISGCIANQNYDLAIGCLRAMQVEGFKPNRVTLVSVLPAFGELGCIIQGKEIHGCAVRLGFDTDHHFSTALIDMYCKCRGAMHSGRLIFERSKAKDVVMWSSIIGGYSRSDGLEAMKLFRRMRAEGIEQNYVTLLAIVTACATLSSLKYGRGVHGYILRFGLNYNIFIGNALINMYSKCGCIVSSRRIFNEMPVKDSISWSTLISANGIHGCAGEALQLYYQMQERKIEPDAPAFLAILSACNHSGLVEEGENLFNNAIKDKIPVALEHYACFVDLLGKSGKIEDACDIVRTMPMKSSPRIWTSLISACKIHGRFEMAALLEHQLIKSEPENAANYALLSNIYAESGDWVGVERVREVMREQGLKKCYGFSRIELEN, from the coding sequence ATGAAATTATTATCATGGACAAGAGTTGTATCACTCTTGATGCATCATCCTGTGATCGGACGGTTCTCATCAACCTCACACCTAGCTCAACCAATCTCAATCATCCTCAGTCAAGTAAAAGACATGGTGTTGAGAGGACTTGATGACCAAATACTGAAATTCTATAAGCAAGACCTTCACCCTTCTGGACTTTATGATTCAAACACTTTCGTTCTTCCTTCAGTCATCAAAGCATGCTCTTCTCAACAGTCCCATGAGTTTGGTGTCCAACTTCATGGCGTAGTCCTCAAAACTGGGTCTGATGCAGATCCTTTTGTTTCCAATTCTCTCATCACCATGTACGCGAAATCTTCAGAGACTGACTCGGCACGCAAGGTGTTTGATGCAATGCCTCAGAGAGACACCGTCTCGTGGAATTCCATCATAAATTGCTATACTCAAAATGGGTGTCTTTTAAGAGCAGTGGAAATGATGAAGGAGATGTATTTGTGTGGTTTTCTGCCAAAACCGGAGTTGCTGGCTAGCATCTTGTCTCTCTGTTCTCATACAGGGGATTTAAGATTAGGAAAAGTGATTCATGCGCTTGTTATTGTGAATGAGAGCATTGAGAATTCAGTTCTTCTGTCGACGTCTCTTGTTGACTTGTATTTGAAGTGTCATGAATCATTTAtggctttacatgtttttaatgGAATCGAGTTTAAAAATGAGGTTTCGTGGACTGCCATGATTTCGGGATGCATTGCTAATCAAAACTATGATTTGGCTATCGGTTGCCTCCGAGCGATGCAGGTTGAAGGGTTTAAACCTAACCGAGTAACTTTGGTGAGTGTTCTTCCAGCTTTTGGTGAACTTGGTTGCATTATACAAGGAAAAGAAATTCATGGATGCGCTGTTCGACTGGGGTTTGATACAGATCACCATTTTTCAACAGCTTTGATAGATATGTACTGCAAGTGCAGAGGAGCAATGCACTCTGGTAGACTTATATTCGAGAGATCGAAAGCTAAAGATGTTGTGATGTGGAGTTCGATTATTGGGGGCTATTCACGAAGTGATGGTTTAGAGGCTATGAAGCTCTTTAGGCGAATGAGAGCAGAAGGAATTGAGCAAAACTATGTGACTTTATTGGCAATAGTTACAGCCTGCGCAACTCTATCTTCGCTTAAGTATGGACGTGGAGTTCATGGTTATATATTAAGGTTTGGATTGAATTATAATATTTTCATTGGGAACGCACTGATAAATATGTATTCAAAGTGTGGATGCATTGTCTCTTCACGTCGTATTTTCAATGAAATGCCCGTTAAGGATTCTATTTCGTGGAGCACTTTAATAAGCGCCAATGGCATTCATGGTTGTGCTGGAGAGGCTTTACAACTCTACTATCAGATGCAAGAGAGAAAGATAGAACCAGATGCACCTGCATTTCTGGCTATTTTGTCTGCTTGTAACCATTCTGGCCTTGTTGAGGAGGGAGAAAATCTCTTCAATAATGCGATTAAAGACAAAATTCCAGTAGCTTTGGAGCATTATGCTTGCTTTGTTGATCTTCTCGGGAAATCTGGTAAGATTGAAGATGCTTGTGATATTGTAAGGACAATGCCCATGAAATCAAGTCCAAGAATTTGGACTTCATTGATATCAGCATGTAAAATTCACGGAAGATTTGAAATGGCTGCACTGCTAGAGCACCAGCTTATCAAATCAGAGCCAGAGAACGCTGCAAACTATGCTCTATTGAGTAATATATATGCCGAGTCTGGTGATTGGGTTGGTGTTGAACGGGTGAGAGAAGTTATGAGAGAACAAGGATTGAAGAAATGCTATGGTTTCAGCAGAATTGAGCTTGAAAATTAG